In the Acidobacteriota bacterium genome, one interval contains:
- the pcnB gene encoding polynucleotide adenylyltransferase PcnB, which produces MSTDEPTVCPRPEHSISRKNISSNTLKVLYRLHRSGHKAYLVGGGVRDLLLGRGPKDFDIGTDARPDEMRGLFRNSRIIGRRFRLVHVFFQGEIVEVSTFRREPDPAEQKSADGELLITSDNAYGTPRQDAFRRDFTINALFYNIEDYSVIDYVGGLGDLEKRLIRCIGDPDVRFREDPVRMLRACEFAARLGFGIEGRSQEAIHRHRHELEKASKPRVTEEIIQLLRCGSSGSAAQWMLDLGLLEVLLPEALAMATAGDRGFDGFDQLLPVLDSMVREGRTLSDISVLATVLLPAVLLRRDEIEHQQDGPMSRAALAAMVETTSAPFFERFTLSRERCQRVMRALTGFFRMCEPGWRPAGRRRFAQRPFFLDSVFLFECLVKATGEGSEELASWQRARQIRGGDGGGEAPAPRRRRRRRRRRRRPRGE; this is translated from the coding sequence GTGAGCACTGACGAGCCGACTGTTTGTCCGCGGCCCGAGCACTCGATCTCCCGTAAGAACATTTCGAGCAACACGCTCAAGGTTCTCTATCGGTTGCACCGGTCTGGCCACAAGGCCTACCTGGTCGGGGGAGGGGTGCGCGATCTGCTCCTTGGGCGTGGTCCCAAGGACTTCGATATCGGGACCGACGCCCGCCCCGACGAGATGCGCGGTCTGTTCCGCAACTCGCGCATCATCGGCCGTCGATTCCGTCTTGTCCACGTCTTCTTCCAGGGCGAGATCGTCGAGGTCTCGACCTTTCGCCGGGAACCCGATCCCGCCGAGCAGAAGAGCGCCGACGGCGAGCTCCTGATCACCAGTGACAACGCCTATGGGACGCCGCGACAGGACGCTTTCCGGCGCGACTTCACCATCAACGCCCTGTTCTACAACATCGAGGACTACTCGGTGATCGACTATGTCGGTGGGCTGGGCGACCTCGAAAAGCGCCTGATTCGCTGTATCGGCGATCCGGATGTGCGCTTTCGCGAGGATCCCGTGCGCATGCTGCGGGCCTGCGAGTTCGCGGCGCGCCTCGGTTTCGGCATCGAAGGGCGGTCCCAGGAGGCCATTCACCGCCACCGCCACGAGCTCGAGAAGGCCTCGAAACCGCGGGTTACCGAGGAGATCATCCAGCTCCTGCGCTGCGGCTCTTCGGGAAGTGCGGCGCAGTGGATGTTGGATCTCGGCCTGCTCGAGGTCCTGCTGCCTGAGGCTCTCGCCATGGCGACGGCTGGCGATCGCGGCTTCGACGGCTTCGATCAGCTGCTTCCGGTGCTCGACTCGATGGTGCGGGAGGGCCGAACCCTGTCGGATATCAGCGTGCTGGCAACGGTGCTGCTGCCGGCGGTGCTCCTGCGGCGCGACGAGATCGAGCACCAGCAAGACGGGCCGATGTCGCGGGCGGCTCTGGCCGCCATGGTCGAGACCACGTCGGCGCCCTTCTTCGAGCGCTTCACCCTTTCCCGCGAACGTTGCCAACGGGTGATGCGGGCCCTCACCGGCTTCTTCCGCATGTGCGAGCCGGGTTGGCGTCCTGCCGGCCGGCGGCGCTTTGCGCAGCGCCCGTTCTTTCTCGACAGCGTCTTCCTCTTCGAGTGCCTGGTGAAGGCCACCGGCGAAGGTTCCGAGGAGCTGGCTTCCTGGCAGCGAGCGAGACAGATTCGCGGCGGCGACGGCGGGGGGGAGGCACCCGCGCCGCGGCGCCGTCGGCGCAGGCGCCGCCGCCGTCGGCGGCCGCGAGGGGAATGA
- a CDS encoding fumarate reductase/succinate dehydrogenase flavoprotein subunit: MIELETKTVPKLQLESKIPAGEMDEKWSNHRAKVRLVNPANRRKFEILVVGSGLAGGSAAATLAEMGYRVKCFCYQDSPRRAHSIAAQGGINAAKNYRNDGDSVYRLFYDTVKGGDFRSREANVHRLAEVSVEIIDQAVAQGVPFAREYGGLLDNRSFGGAQVARTFYARGQTGQQLLLGAYQALARQIHRGQVKMFPRTEMLDVVVEEGRARGIVVRDLVTGEVTSHAGHAVVLATGGYSNVYYLSTNAKGCNVTAAWRAHRRGALFANPCYTQIHPTCIPQAGEYQSKLTLMSESLRNDGRIWVPSQAGESRPAGEIPEAERDYYLERRYPSFGNLVPRDVASRNAKSMIDAGLGIGELKNGVYLDFADSIRRLGEDAIADRYGNLFEMYERITGENPYQVPMRIYPAPHYTMGGLWVDYNLMTTVPGLYAIGEANFSDHGANRLGASALMQGLADGYFVLPITIGDYLAKYLGEDVSTEGECFQRTEEEVRERVSKQLAIAGKRTVDSFHRALGRIVWDRCGMSRSGDGLRDALVQIGDLKEEFDHDLKVLGDGEGLNQALEKAGRVADFFELADLMCRDALDREESCGGHFREEHQTEEGEALRDDENYSYVSAWGYQGFGNAPSLHREELSFDIVQPSQRSYK, from the coding sequence ATGATCGAACTCGAAACCAAGACTGTCCCAAAGCTGCAGCTCGAATCCAAGATCCCCGCCGGGGAAATGGACGAGAAGTGGAGCAATCACCGCGCCAAGGTGCGGCTGGTCAATCCCGCCAATCGACGCAAGTTCGAAATCCTGGTGGTCGGCTCCGGCCTCGCCGGCGGCTCGGCGGCGGCGACCCTGGCGGAGATGGGCTATCGGGTGAAGTGCTTCTGCTACCAGGACAGCCCGCGGCGCGCCCACTCGATCGCCGCCCAGGGCGGCATCAACGCCGCCAAGAACTATCGCAACGACGGTGACAGCGTCTATCGCCTGTTCTACGACACCGTCAAAGGTGGTGATTTTCGCTCCCGCGAGGCCAATGTCCATCGCCTCGCCGAGGTCAGCGTCGAGATCATCGACCAGGCGGTGGCTCAGGGAGTGCCCTTCGCTCGTGAGTACGGCGGCTTGCTCGACAACCGCTCCTTCGGCGGCGCGCAGGTGGCCCGCACCTTCTATGCCCGCGGCCAAACCGGTCAGCAGCTTCTGCTCGGCGCCTACCAAGCCCTGGCGCGGCAGATCCACCGCGGTCAGGTCAAGATGTTCCCACGCACGGAGATGCTCGATGTGGTGGTCGAGGAGGGCCGCGCCCGCGGCATCGTGGTGCGCGACCTGGTGACCGGTGAGGTGACCTCCCACGCCGGCCATGCGGTGGTGCTGGCCACCGGCGGCTACAGCAACGTCTACTACCTGTCGACCAATGCCAAGGGTTGCAACGTCACCGCCGCCTGGCGGGCCCATCGGCGCGGCGCCCTGTTCGCCAATCCCTGCTACACACAGATCCACCCGACCTGCATTCCGCAGGCCGGCGAGTACCAGTCGAAGCTCACCCTGATGAGCGAGTCGCTGCGCAACGACGGCCGAATCTGGGTGCCTTCCCAGGCCGGCGAGTCGCGCCCGGCGGGGGAGATTCCGGAGGCCGAGCGCGACTACTACCTCGAGCGGCGCTATCCCAGCTTCGGCAACCTGGTGCCGCGCGACGTGGCGTCACGCAACGCCAAATCGATGATCGACGCCGGATTGGGGATCGGCGAGCTCAAGAATGGTGTCTACCTTGACTTCGCCGATTCGATCCGGCGCTTGGGCGAGGACGCCATCGCCGACCGCTACGGCAACCTGTTCGAAATGTACGAGCGCATCACCGGCGAGAACCCTTACCAGGTTCCGATGCGCATCTATCCGGCACCGCACTACACCATGGGCGGCCTGTGGGTGGACTACAACTTGATGACCACGGTGCCCGGCCTCTATGCCATCGGCGAGGCCAACTTCTCGGATCACGGCGCCAATCGCCTCGGGGCCAGCGCTCTGATGCAGGGCCTGGCGGATGGCTACTTCGTGTTGCCGATCACGATCGGCGACTATCTGGCGAAGTATCTGGGAGAAGACGTGAGCACCGAAGGCGAGTGCTTCCAACGGACCGAAGAGGAAGTGCGCGAGCGGGTTTCGAAGCAGCTCGCGATCGCCGGCAAGCGGACCGTCGACTCCTTCCATCGCGCTCTCGGTCGGATCGTGTGGGACCGTTGCGGAATGTCCCGCTCCGGTGACGGGTTGCGCGATGCGCTGGTGCAGATCGGCGATCTCAAGGAAGAGTTCGATCACGACCTGAAGGTGCTGGGCGACGGTGAAGGCCTCAATCAAGCGCTCGAGAAGGCGGGGAGGGTGGCGGACTTCTTCGAGCTGGCGGATCTGATGTGTCGCGATGCCCTCGATCGCGAGGAGTCGTGCGGCGGGCACTTCCGTGAAGAGCACCAGACCGAAGAGGGAGAAGCCCTGCGCGATGACGAAAACTACTCCTATGTCTCTGCCTGGGGTTATCAAGGCTTCGGTAATGCGCCCTCGTTGCACCGCGAGGAGCTGAGCTTCGACATCGTTCAGCCCAGCCAAAGGAGCTACAAGTAA
- a CDS encoding sigma 54-interacting transcriptional regulator, translated as MMLGSTSLLKACARLIADVGEYAAVTLYLPAVEGEVPSPPVLVHSGEAAAVPELADSVAAEGAVAELDRSSVSRDEIVRHPSRRAPGLLLRVPTRSERPALVAGETRSDLPPLWVGLLGGSSYEQNALWRLAGDLARHLLQVLPILVDSTTSVPGRAQFQVYLSQALRAATANQRPLALLLVNPDDFEGVNERLGRAGGDAVMVEVADRLQASRWPVFRYGAAVFAVLVPETEGAPEDLAQDLLRRLTAHPYGEAGVRLTFSLGLAVVDSAADDRRDAGLTLLLRADEALSQATAAGGDRLVQWQAIDEGEAVERRDRLSGIFTADVGRDYRNMLLLWDMVSVVTRFAEEDDLAARVLDKLSAAFRPLRIDYLEMAGEAGELRPIASLAEPPIEGRQLARRALEAQRSLSEEGLHAFPLIARQKVFGCLLVRGEESAPELDSADAVLLEAMASHLAAALDRAALARQERSRREQESRHLRAELSELRHALQQSKLLHRSPAMEKVLSMARRVAPSDATVLITGESGTGKEMLARTLHQLSERRDLPCVVVDCGAIAASLIDSELFGHERGAFTGADQRSPGRLAQAEGGTVILDEVGELPLEVQSKLLRFVQEKQLTPVGATQPMMVDVRIVAVTNRELLSEVQAGRFREDLYFRLNVVRLEVPPLRQRRDDILFLGRHFAKKFAFQYDKALRGLSPAAERRLLEHDWPGNVRELQNRLMQAVLLSETDRVEERDLQIEAPPALAVAGDGTVADSPLEATEERLRACLRGLVAEAVGDSTVRAMPMGRWLEEDLILAADRLSEGAILAGSRRVGIPESTYRRRLKRVSAASEAGLLPRAEAWQEIRALLPDWLSEGKVAGDRLRSLRRMLLALVVEHFPHSTGDAAGLMGVSEPTYRRWKESELPSAGIH; from the coding sequence ATGATGCTGGGCTCTACCTCACTTCTCAAAGCTTGTGCTCGTCTGATCGCCGATGTCGGGGAGTATGCGGCGGTAACGCTCTATCTTCCCGCCGTCGAAGGGGAAGTCCCTTCGCCACCGGTGCTGGTTCACAGCGGTGAAGCGGCTGCCGTCCCCGAGCTCGCCGACTCGGTGGCGGCCGAAGGGGCGGTCGCGGAGCTCGATCGATCGTCCGTCTCGCGGGACGAGATCGTACGCCATCCCAGTCGTCGGGCGCCGGGTCTTCTCCTGCGCGTTCCCACCCGTTCGGAGCGCCCCGCGTTGGTCGCTGGCGAGACCCGCTCGGACTTGCCGCCGCTGTGGGTTGGGTTGTTGGGCGGCAGCTCCTATGAGCAGAACGCCCTCTGGCGGCTGGCCGGGGATCTAGCCCGGCACCTACTCCAGGTGTTGCCGATCTTGGTCGATTCGACCACCTCCGTGCCCGGGCGAGCCCAGTTCCAGGTCTATCTCTCCCAAGCCCTCCGGGCGGCGACGGCCAACCAGCGTCCGCTCGCTCTCTTGTTGGTCAATCCGGACGACTTCGAGGGCGTCAATGAGCGTCTCGGTCGGGCGGGCGGCGATGCCGTGATGGTGGAAGTGGCGGACCGCTTGCAGGCCTCGCGCTGGCCCGTTTTTCGTTACGGCGCCGCGGTTTTCGCCGTTCTGGTGCCGGAGACCGAAGGCGCGCCGGAGGATCTCGCCCAGGATCTCCTGCGGCGCCTGACGGCTCATCCCTACGGTGAGGCCGGGGTTCGCCTGACCTTCAGCCTTGGGCTGGCGGTTGTCGACTCGGCTGCCGATGACCGGCGAGACGCCGGCCTGACCCTCTTGCTGCGCGCTGACGAAGCGCTCAGCCAGGCGACCGCGGCGGGTGGCGATCGACTGGTCCAGTGGCAAGCCATCGATGAGGGCGAGGCGGTGGAGCGCCGAGATCGATTGAGCGGCATCTTCACCGCCGACGTCGGCCGCGACTACCGCAATATGCTGCTGCTCTGGGACATGGTTTCGGTGGTGACGCGGTTCGCCGAGGAAGACGATCTGGCGGCGCGGGTTCTCGACAAGCTCTCGGCCGCCTTCCGGCCACTGCGCATCGACTATCTCGAAATGGCGGGAGAAGCCGGTGAGCTGCGGCCGATCGCGAGCCTGGCGGAGCCTCCGATCGAGGGCAGACAGCTGGCGAGGCGGGCCCTCGAGGCCCAGCGCAGCCTGTCCGAGGAGGGCCTTCACGCCTTTCCGCTGATTGCGCGTCAGAAGGTGTTCGGCTGCTTGTTGGTGCGGGGAGAAGAGTCGGCGCCAGAGCTCGATTCGGCCGATGCGGTGCTGCTCGAGGCGATGGCCAGTCATCTCGCAGCGGCGCTCGACCGGGCCGCCCTGGCTCGGCAGGAGAGATCGCGTCGCGAACAGGAGAGCCGCCATCTCCGTGCCGAGCTCAGCGAGCTTCGCCATGCCTTGCAGCAGAGCAAGCTACTGCATCGGTCGCCAGCGATGGAGAAAGTTCTTTCGATGGCGCGCCGGGTCGCTCCCTCCGACGCCACCGTGCTGATCACCGGCGAGAGTGGCACCGGCAAGGAGATGCTGGCTCGCACCCTGCACCAGCTCAGCGAGCGTCGCGACCTGCCCTGTGTGGTGGTCGACTGCGGCGCCATCGCCGCGTCCTTGATCGACAGCGAGTTGTTTGGCCATGAGCGGGGTGCTTTCACCGGGGCCGATCAGCGCTCTCCGGGGCGGTTGGCCCAGGCGGAGGGGGGCACGGTCATTCTCGACGAGGTCGGAGAGCTGCCCCTCGAAGTGCAGAGCAAGTTGCTGCGCTTCGTACAGGAGAAGCAGCTCACGCCGGTCGGGGCGACGCAGCCGATGATGGTCGATGTTCGCATCGTGGCGGTGACCAATCGCGAGCTGTTGAGCGAAGTGCAGGCGGGGCGGTTCCGCGAAGACCTCTACTTCCGTCTCAACGTGGTCCGGCTGGAGGTGCCGCCGCTGCGCCAGCGCCGGGACGACATCCTGTTCCTCGGTCGCCACTTCGCGAAGAAGTTCGCTTTTCAGTACGACAAGGCGCTGCGCGGCCTCTCGCCGGCGGCCGAACGTCGCCTCCTCGAGCATGACTGGCCGGGCAACGTCCGCGAGTTGCAGAACCGGCTGATGCAGGCAGTGCTGCTCAGCGAGACCGACCGGGTCGAAGAGCGGGATCTGCAGATCGAGGCTCCTCCGGCCTTGGCCGTGGCCGGGGATGGGACGGTCGCGGACTCGCCTCTCGAGGCCACCGAGGAGCGCTTGCGGGCCTGTCTCCGGGGCTTGGTGGCCGAAGCCGTCGGGGATTCGACGGTGCGGGCGATGCCGATGGGGCGATGGCTCGAGGAAGACCTCATCTTGGCCGCCGATCGCCTCAGCGAAGGTGCCATCCTCGCCGGTTCGCGGCGCGTCGGAATTCCCGAGAGTACCTATCGGCGGCGCCTCAAGCGGGTCTCGGCGGCGTCCGAAGCCGGCTTGCTGCCGCGGGCCGAAGCTTGGCAAGAGATCCGGGCTCTCCTTCCCGACTGGCTGAGCGAGGGAAAGGTGGCCGGAGACCGGTTGCGCTCCTTGCGGCGGATGCTGCTGGCGCTGGTGGTGGAGCATTTCCCGCACAGCACCGGAGACGCCGCCGGCCTCATGGGGGTCTCCGAGCCGACCTATCGGCGCTGGAAGGAGAGCGAGCTGCCGTCCGCCGGCATTCACTAG
- a CDS encoding DUF4388 domain-containing protein — protein sequence MFRVLLIEPEPARARLLSLALKGTAEVAIAGDEGVALAALRVAIPDLLLISEKLGLSKARSLCSRVRDEAAWKTVRLAVLVAGGANQADDEIAADLVLDARSAMRQVVEELTAALQQSPPATSEEAPAAGEMLPPPGTLSGSLTVLGLMDLTQALAQAGRSGLLRLWFRDRQGALVFDQGELVHALAGEATGTEAFGRLLVDAEGEPTASFRFDTLGAEDLFRIERTIDRPFQRLLLETTADLDESGAWQRPA from the coding sequence GTGTTCCGCGTCCTATTGATCGAGCCTGAACCCGCCAGGGCCCGGCTGCTCAGCCTGGCCCTCAAGGGCACTGCGGAAGTTGCGATCGCGGGCGACGAAGGGGTCGCCCTGGCGGCGCTGCGAGTGGCGATCCCGGATCTCTTGCTGATCTCTGAGAAGCTCGGTTTGAGCAAGGCGCGGTCCCTCTGTTCACGAGTGCGTGACGAGGCGGCGTGGAAGACGGTCCGTCTTGCTGTGCTGGTAGCCGGTGGAGCGAACCAGGCCGATGACGAGATCGCAGCGGATCTGGTGCTCGACGCTCGCAGCGCCATGCGGCAGGTGGTCGAAGAGCTGACCGCTGCTCTGCAGCAGAGCCCGCCGGCGACGTCCGAGGAGGCTCCCGCCGCCGGCGAGATGCTCCCGCCCCCGGGAACTTTGAGCGGATCGCTGACGGTGCTCGGTTTGATGGACCTCACCCAGGCCCTGGCCCAGGCCGGTCGGAGCGGGCTGCTGCGGCTGTGGTTTCGAGACCGCCAGGGAGCGCTGGTCTTCGACCAGGGAGAGCTGGTTCACGCTCTCGCCGGCGAGGCCACCGGCACCGAGGCCTTCGGACGCTTGCTGGTCGATGCCGAGGGCGAGCCCACGGCATCATTTCGCTTCGACACTCTGGGGGCGGAAGATCTCTTCCGGATCGAGCGCACCATCGACCGGCCCTTTCAGAGGCTCTTGCTCGAGACCACCGCCGACCTCGACGAGAGCGGTGCGTGGCAGCGTCCGGCCTAG
- a CDS encoding succinate dehydrogenase/fumarate reductase iron-sulfur subunit, with protein sequence MKLTLRIWRQAGPQEAGRMVEYELDDVSPHSSFLEMLDVLNERLTEKDELPVIFDHDCREGICGSCGLMINGQAHGPQARTATCQLHMRMFQDGDVLEVEPWRSAAFPVIRDLMVDRSAFDRIIESGGYISVSTGSAPEANLFPVAKEIADDAFDAAACIGCGACVAQCPNGAAQLFTSAKVGHLGRLPQGQPERSRRAVGMVEAMEEQGFGYCSNFRECEAVCPKGISIDWIARLNRDYLKGKLTQRSDG encoded by the coding sequence ATGAAGCTGACCCTCAGGATTTGGCGTCAGGCGGGTCCCCAGGAAGCGGGTCGCATGGTCGAGTACGAGCTCGACGACGTCAGCCCGCACTCGTCGTTCCTCGAGATGCTCGATGTCCTCAACGAGCGGCTGACGGAGAAGGACGAGCTGCCGGTGATTTTCGATCACGACTGTCGCGAGGGCATTTGCGGCTCCTGCGGGTTGATGATCAACGGTCAGGCCCACGGCCCCCAGGCCCGGACGGCCACCTGCCAGCTCCACATGCGGATGTTCCAGGATGGCGATGTGCTCGAAGTCGAACCCTGGCGATCCGCGGCCTTCCCGGTGATTCGGGATCTGATGGTCGATCGCTCCGCCTTCGATCGCATCATCGAGTCCGGTGGCTACATCTCGGTGTCGACCGGCAGCGCTCCGGAAGCCAATCTCTTCCCGGTCGCCAAGGAAATCGCCGACGACGCCTTCGATGCGGCGGCCTGTATTGGCTGCGGGGCCTGCGTGGCGCAGTGCCCGAACGGTGCCGCGCAGCTCTTCACGTCGGCCAAGGTCGGGCATCTCGGCCGGTTGCCTCAAGGCCAGCCGGAGCGCTCGCGGCGGGCCGTCGGTATGGTCGAAGCGATGGAAGAGCAGGGTTTCGGATACTGTTCGAACTTCCGCGAGTGCGAAGCGGTTTGTCCCAAGGGGATCAGCATCGACTGGATCGCGCGCCTCAACCGGGACTACCTGAAGGGCAAGTTGACCCAGCGCTCTGACGGCTGA
- a CDS encoding succinate dehydrogenase cytochrome b subunit — protein sequence MNWFLSLYRSAMVKKTAMAISGLMLFGFVAGHMVGNLKVFQGAEKFNRYAEWLREIGMPMLPHGGLLWIARIGLLTAIIVHIVSAVQLVRMARRARPVSYRRRDRVQLDYAARTMRWGGLIIFLYVIYHLLHLTWGSAHSDFVYGDVYHNVVSAFQNPFITGIYVIANLMLGVHLYHGLWSMFQTLGWNHPRYNPWRRSFATLFALGVTLGFIAVPVAVLTGVVS from the coding sequence ATGAACTGGTTCCTGAGCCTCTATCGCTCGGCGATGGTCAAGAAGACCGCGATGGCGATCAGTGGCCTCATGCTCTTTGGCTTCGTGGCTGGCCACATGGTGGGCAACCTCAAGGTCTTCCAAGGGGCCGAGAAGTTCAATCGCTACGCCGAGTGGCTACGCGAGATCGGCATGCCGATGCTGCCCCACGGCGGGCTCCTCTGGATTGCCCGCATCGGCTTGCTGACGGCGATCATCGTCCACATTGTGAGTGCAGTTCAGCTGGTGCGCATGGCGCGCCGAGCGCGACCGGTGTCCTATCGGCGTCGCGACCGGGTGCAGCTCGACTACGCGGCCCGCACCATGCGCTGGGGTGGCTTGATCATCTTCCTTTACGTGATCTACCACCTGCTCCACCTCACCTGGGGCAGCGCCCACTCCGATTTCGTCTATGGAGACGTCTACCACAACGTGGTCAGTGCTTTTCAGAACCCGTTCATCACCGGCATCTATGTGATCGCCAATCTGATGCTGGGAGTTCACCTGTACCATGGTCTGTGGAGCATGTTTCAGACGCTGGGATGGAATCACCCGCGCTACAACCCCTGGCGCCGCTCCTTTGCCACCCTCTTTGCCCTCGGCGTGACCCTCGGGTTCATCGCGGTGCCGGTGGCGGTTCTGACGGGGGTGGTGTCGTGA